A window of the Streptococcus sp. 116-D4 genome harbors these coding sequences:
- a CDS encoding PBECR4 domain-containing protein: protein MSLKLLDCVIDYQEKFDGKTCQVSTNYKHLETFKVDFCLTDLHHLFGLHKITRDYASQTIPAIQAGVFVLEEYKDNPMYNDVIERISLYSFIGVIFYSKITSCCIVAKDLSKNTMKLDVIFFEDRNKRSAILGLRKDKSGVFKPVTLHFTSAKKYAKVRKTDVKEIKWL, encoded by the coding sequence TTGTCGTTGAAATTACTTGATTGTGTTATAGATTATCAAGAAAAGTTCGATGGAAAAACATGTCAAGTATCAACGAATTATAAGCATTTAGAAACTTTCAAAGTAGATTTTTGCTTGACTGATTTACATCACTTATTTGGCTTGCACAAAATCACACGAGATTATGCTAGTCAAACAATACCTGCTATTCAAGCTGGTGTTTTTGTTTTGGAAGAATATAAAGATAATCCCATGTATAACGATGTTATAGAAAGGATATCTTTGTATAGTTTTATCGGTGTTATCTTCTATTCTAAGATAACAAGTTGTTGTATTGTAGCCAAGGATTTATCTAAAAACACCATGAAATTGGATGTCATATTTTTTGAAGATAGAAATAAAAGATCCGCAATTTTAGGTTTACGAAAAGATAAAAGTGGAGTGTTTAAACCGGTTACTCTACATTTTACAAGCGCTAAGAAATATGCTAAAGTTCGTAAAACAGATGTGAAAGAAATTAAATGGTTATAA
- a CDS encoding N-acetylmuramoyl-L-alanine amidase, which yields MEIDTSRLRTDLPIVGFEPFRQVHAHSTGNRNSTAQNEADYHYRKDPGLGFFSHVVGNGRVMQVGPVNKGMWDVGGGWNAETYAAVELIESHSTKEEFMTDYRLYIELLRNLADEAGLPKTLDTDDLAGIKTHEYCTNNQPDNSSDHVDPYPYLAKWGVSREQFRRDIENGLGTETGWQKNDTGYWYVHSDGSYPKDKFEKINGTWYYFDGSGYMLADRWKKHSDGNWYWFDNSGEMATGWKKIAEKWYYFDVEGVMKTGWVKYKDTWYYFDSKGGNMVSNEFVRAGQGWYYIKPDGTMADKPEFTVEPEGLITVK from the coding sequence ATGGAAATCGATACAAGCAGACTACGTACAGACTTGCCGATTGTTGGGTTTGAGCCTTTCCGTCAAGTACATGCCCACTCAACAGGCAACCGCAATTCAACTGCTCAAAATGAGGCGGACTACCACTATAGAAAGGACCCTGGACTTGGGTTCTTTTCTCATGTCGTTGGAAATGGCCGTGTTATGCAGGTAGGTCCTGTAAACAAGGGAATGTGGGATGTTGGGGGCGGTTGGAATGCTGAGACTTATGCAGCAGTTGAATTGATAGAAAGCCATTCAACTAAAGAAGAGTTCATGACAGACTATCGCCTTTATATCGAATTGTTACGCAATCTAGCAGATGAAGCAGGTTTACCGAAAACTCTTGATACAGACGATTTGGCAGGTATCAAAACTCATGAATACTGTACCAATAACCAACCGGATAACAGTAGCGACCACGTTGACCCGTATCCTTATCTTGCTAAATGGGGTGTTAGCCGTGAACAGTTTAGGCGAGATATTGAGAACGGCTTAGGCACCGAAACAGGCTGGCAGAAGAACGATACAGGCTATTGGTATGTACACTCAGACGGCTCTTATCCAAAAGACAAGTTTGAGAAAATCAACGGAACCTGGTATTACTTCGACGGTTCAGGCTACATGCTTGCAGACCGTTGGAAGAAGCACTCAGACGGCAACTGGTACTGGTTTGATAACTCAGGAGAAATGGCGACAGGTTGGAAGAAAATCGCTGAGAAGTGGTACTATTTCGACGTAGAAGGTGTCATGAAGACAGGATGGGTCAAGTACAAGGATACATGGTACTACTTTGATAGTAAAGGTGGAAACATGGTATCTAATGAATTCGTCAGAGCAGGTCAAGGTTGGTACTACATCAAACCAGACGGAACTATGGCAGATAAGCCAGAGTTCACAGTAGAGCCAGAAGGCTTGATTACAGTTAAATAA
- a CDS encoding phage holin encodes MINWKLRFKNKVTLVALIGAFFLMLQQLGLEIPKNIQDGVNTFVYILVLMGVVNDPTTSGITDSTRALEYKKPSEE; translated from the coding sequence ATGATTAATTGGAAATTACGTTTTAAGAACAAAGTAACACTCGTTGCTCTTATTGGAGCATTCTTCTTAATGCTTCAACAACTTGGATTGGAGATTCCGAAAAATATCCAGGACGGTGTGAATACATTTGTCTATATTCTTGTTTTAATGGGTGTCGTGAACGACCCGACGACAAGCGGAATCACAGACAGCACACGAGCGCTAGAATACAAGAAACCAAGTGAGGAGTAA
- a CDS encoding phage upper tail fiber protein — MLVHSGAGLKKVPVSTLKRTFTTPQSAISVATSNSNGIVRPDNQTTEVSNGVMKAKTATSGQAGVVRPDNSTITVDSSGVLRVNRSALGIPSTPSEVVANKLINQNGNQHMKYWYGSKYQYDALSTRDPNTIYDVYE, encoded by the coding sequence GTGCTAGTTCACAGTGGGGCAGGATTGAAAAAAGTACCTGTATCCACTTTAAAACGAACATTTACAACACCGCAATCGGCTATATCAGTGGCTACATCAAACTCAAACGGGATTGTCAGGCCGGATAATCAAACGACCGAGGTTTCAAATGGTGTGATGAAAGCAAAGACTGCAACTAGTGGACAGGCTGGTGTGGTGCGACCGGATAACTCAACGATTACAGTCGATAGTTCGGGTGTTTTGCGAGTAAACAGGTCAGCGCTTGGGATTCCAAGTACACCGTCCGAAGTAGTCGCTAATAAGCTGATTAACCAAAACGGGAATCAGCATATGAAGTATTGGTATGGGTCTAAATATCAATACGATGCACTCTCAACCAGAGACCCCAACACAATCTATGATGTGTATGAGTAG
- a CDS encoding putative phage tail protein, with protein MVKEVNLSEYVPDYYEGVKDMKELVRVENTLFKDGTVSLEQFIKNQFIMLCDVPTLTKFEEVYGIVAHADDTLDWRRERVLLRINMRPPFSWWFLIRKLDDLFGKGKYKASVDFANQVLLIESGAETSGLFRESVIFVNAIKPANMGYTHIPTVTERVKLKERLFKTSVDFARAGYAVVGVTPFEYEGPQEEVLFND; from the coding sequence ATGGTAAAAGAAGTAAACTTATCTGAATACGTTCCAGACTACTACGAGGGCGTCAAGGATATGAAAGAACTGGTTCGGGTGGAAAACACTCTGTTTAAAGACGGGACTGTCTCGTTAGAGCAGTTCATCAAGAATCAGTTTATTATGCTCTGCGATGTTCCTACGTTAACAAAATTTGAAGAAGTCTACGGTATTGTTGCTCACGCCGACGATACGTTGGACTGGAGAAGAGAGCGTGTTTTGTTGCGTATCAATATGAGACCACCATTTTCATGGTGGTTTTTAATTCGCAAATTGGACGACCTTTTTGGCAAAGGAAAGTACAAGGCTTCAGTAGATTTCGCTAATCAGGTCTTGCTGATTGAGTCTGGTGCAGAGACGAGCGGACTTTTCAGAGAGTCGGTTATTTTTGTCAATGCAATCAAACCAGCAAATATGGGGTATACGCATATCCCAACAGTAACAGAGCGTGTCAAACTGAAAGAACGGTTATTCAAGACTTCAGTAGATTTTGCTAGAGCAGGCTATGCGGTTGTAGGAGTGACACCTTTTGAGTATGAAGGGCCACAAGAGGAGGTTTTATTCAATGATTAA
- a CDS encoding baseplate J/gp47 family protein produces the protein MIGDFLEKYTFDYLMNDALSRVNENIDTREGSIIYDALAPACYELAGFYLQLKNLLLDTFPQTAIGQYLDYKVEEFGLHRYPSKKAVRFAEFKNEKKEGVQIALGSRFATIDDAALIFKVVRATNVAGKYEVECETTGVVGNRYYGNILPLENYRNLATAVLGEIVTSGQDEETDDELRKRFLIYVNEKPFGGNFIEYVQRVREIDGVGAVQVYPVWNGSGTVKVVVLDNDLNLASTETIKKVQNVLDPLEYTGKGVGLAPINHRVTVTTATRFPIDIEFKLELMTGYQLNQVKELVDKALDQYFLDLRKNWAQYSDVNTYSMKIYRSQLMAKLLTITGIANVDKMKLNNREADLSLVFTGQLQQLPYKGTVRMV, from the coding sequence ATGATAGGTGATTTCTTAGAAAAATACACATTTGATTATCTGATGAATGACGCTCTTTCTCGTGTCAATGAAAATATTGATACACGGGAAGGTTCTATCATCTATGACGCATTGGCGCCTGCTTGTTATGAGTTAGCTGGTTTTTATTTACAGTTGAAAAATCTACTGCTAGATACATTTCCACAGACTGCTATTGGCCAATACCTAGACTACAAGGTGGAAGAGTTCGGTCTACATCGTTATCCGTCAAAAAAAGCGGTACGCTTTGCGGAGTTTAAAAACGAGAAAAAAGAAGGTGTGCAAATCGCTTTGGGTTCTCGTTTTGCGACGATTGACGATGCTGCACTCATCTTCAAGGTAGTTCGTGCAACTAATGTAGCCGGCAAGTACGAAGTAGAGTGTGAGACAACTGGTGTTGTCGGAAATCGCTACTACGGCAATATCTTACCCTTAGAGAACTACAGGAACCTCGCCACTGCAGTCTTAGGGGAAATCGTTACATCTGGGCAAGATGAAGAAACTGACGATGAATTGCGGAAGCGTTTCTTGATTTACGTCAATGAGAAACCGTTTGGCGGTAACTTCATTGAGTACGTTCAGCGTGTTCGTGAAATTGACGGTGTTGGCGCAGTTCAGGTTTATCCAGTTTGGAATGGCTCAGGAACGGTTAAAGTGGTTGTTTTAGACAACGACTTAAACTTGGCATCTACCGAGACAATCAAGAAGGTGCAAAATGTTCTGGATCCACTAGAATATACTGGAAAAGGAGTTGGACTAGCTCCTATCAATCATCGTGTGACGGTTACGACCGCGACACGCTTCCCGATTGATATTGAGTTTAAACTTGAGTTGATGACAGGATATCAGCTAAATCAAGTAAAAGAACTGGTAGACAAGGCTCTAGACCAGTATTTTTTAGACTTGAGAAAGAACTGGGCGCAATACTCAGATGTCAACACTTATAGCATGAAAATCTATCGCTCGCAGTTAATGGCCAAGTTGCTGACCATTACTGGTATTGCAAACGTTGATAAGATGAAACTGAACAACCGTGAAGCTGATTTGTCGCTTGTTTTCACAGGACAATTACAACAATTGCCGTATAAAGGAACAGTGAGGATGGTTTAA
- a CDS encoding DUF2634 domain-containing protein, with translation MVDIRNIEEVVLPSYTYQVKNGRIHGYIDGLEAMRQAVEKILLTERFEWVIYSSNYGVELERLIGKPYDFVKADLERTISQALLVDTRIKSVQNFFIEQQTKDSLLCVFEVHTISGLFKVEKEVTLINDR, from the coding sequence ATGGTAGATATACGAAACATTGAAGAAGTTGTTTTGCCATCCTACACTTATCAAGTGAAAAATGGCAGAATACACGGATATATTGACGGCTTAGAAGCCATGAGGCAAGCAGTTGAAAAGATTCTGCTCACAGAACGGTTTGAGTGGGTTATTTACTCTTCGAACTACGGAGTGGAATTGGAGCGATTGATTGGAAAGCCTTATGATTTTGTAAAAGCCGACCTTGAGAGAACAATTTCTCAAGCCTTGTTAGTTGATACAAGAATTAAAAGTGTCCAAAATTTCTTCATCGAGCAACAAACCAAGGACAGCTTGCTTTGTGTCTTTGAAGTCCATACCATATCTGGTTTATTTAAAGTTGAAAAGGAGGTGACGCTGATTAATGATAGGTGA
- a CDS encoding DUF2577 domain-containing protein codes for MAGELLARLLAQGVDDGTDRTDIVFGSVTSVSPLTIKVNNKLEIPESFLVLSPMVKELRTGDTEGDNKRWIVFRDLEAGDKVLMIKAQNGQLYYVLQRME; via the coding sequence ATGGCAGGAGAGTTGTTAGCACGCCTTTTGGCGCAAGGAGTAGATGATGGGACAGACAGAACAGATATTGTTTTTGGTTCTGTCACATCTGTTTCTCCTTTAACAATCAAGGTTAATAATAAACTTGAAATCCCTGAGTCCTTTTTAGTTCTAAGTCCGATGGTTAAAGAACTACGTACTGGAGATACTGAAGGGGACAACAAGAGGTGGATTGTTTTTCGTGATCTTGAAGCAGGAGACAAAGTCTTAATGATTAAAGCCCAGAACGGGCAATTATACTACGTTTTACAAAGGATGGAGTGA
- a CDS encoding XkdQ/YqbQ family protein: MMEFLIQDVNDGKVFDITELVGGVKWETSIDFQPGKLEFDMIIDSQVACNFGDVIRFKVDDKGIFYGKVFKKKRKSAKKWSVTAYDRMRYLKNTDTIVFEASKSHEIFSKICEISELEYKVVDEGNWTCPEKIEDKKTYFAMIQNALDLTLIHGGMWYIIRDNFGTVEHIALNSLITDLVIGDDSVATDFDYEGSIDDSFNYVKLTKDNKESKKREVYVVKDSKNVALWGKLQYHEKVDEKMNESQIQQKAELLLKAKNHPKKTFKVPCLGHLGISAGHSVVLDFADLESEGIKKNSLGIISKCTHKWDKVHTMDLELRTLE, translated from the coding sequence ATGATGGAATTTCTAATTCAAGATGTGAATGACGGTAAAGTCTTTGATATCACGGAGTTGGTAGGTGGCGTCAAATGGGAAACCAGTATTGATTTTCAGCCGGGAAAACTTGAGTTTGATATGATCATAGACTCGCAGGTTGCTTGTAACTTTGGGGATGTTATTCGCTTCAAGGTAGATGATAAGGGCATCTTTTACGGCAAGGTTTTCAAGAAAAAACGGAAATCAGCCAAGAAATGGTCAGTTACTGCTTATGACAGAATGAGATATCTGAAAAACACTGACACAATCGTGTTTGAGGCCTCTAAGAGTCATGAAATCTTTAGTAAGATTTGCGAAATATCAGAACTTGAGTACAAGGTTGTTGATGAAGGAAACTGGACGTGTCCTGAGAAAATCGAAGATAAGAAAACCTATTTTGCTATGATCCAAAACGCTTTAGACTTAACGTTGATTCATGGTGGCATGTGGTACATTATCAGAGATAACTTTGGTACAGTCGAGCATATAGCCTTGAATTCGCTGATTACTGACTTAGTGATTGGTGATGATAGTGTAGCTACAGACTTTGACTATGAAGGCTCTATCGATGATAGTTTCAACTATGTAAAGCTGACTAAAGACAACAAAGAGAGTAAGAAGCGTGAAGTTTACGTCGTGAAAGACTCTAAAAATGTTGCTCTTTGGGGCAAGTTGCAGTACCACGAAAAAGTGGATGAAAAGATGAATGAGAGTCAGATTCAACAAAAGGCTGAGCTCTTATTAAAAGCTAAGAATCATCCTAAAAAGACTTTTAAAGTTCCTTGTTTAGGACATCTTGGGATCAGTGCAGGCCACAGTGTTGTGCTGGATTTTGCTGATTTAGAGTCTGAAGGGATTAAGAAGAACAGTCTTGGCATCATCTCTAAATGTACCCACAAGTGGGACAAGGTGCATACAATGGATTTAGAATTGAGGACGTTGGAATAA
- a CDS encoding phage baseplate protein — MAIGIFVEYKGQVTQLPVNPEELKTKNSANNESTTSIALGEITQMSFPKLSEVTFTSFFPRDTFRSYVLNKSGTPETYVRLLKKIMDGKEPCRLIISGVGINMLATVESFEQQRKAGIHEDVYYDITFKEYKMAKARFVKIEKKVSEEKKASQPQKEQAPSTKKEVTIGAKVLVNGQLHRDSYGEGPGQTESNATRLVNYINMKGSHPYHVTMLDGGWRGWVTADSVQVL; from the coding sequence ATGGCGATTGGTATTTTCGTAGAGTACAAAGGTCAGGTCACACAACTTCCTGTCAATCCAGAAGAACTAAAAACGAAGAATAGCGCCAATAATGAGTCAACAACGAGTATTGCGCTAGGAGAAATAACCCAGATGAGTTTCCCCAAACTCTCTGAGGTTACTTTCACTTCATTCTTCCCTAGAGACACTTTCCGCTCTTATGTCCTGAATAAATCAGGAACGCCTGAAACCTATGTTCGACTCTTAAAGAAAATCATGGATGGGAAAGAACCTTGTCGCTTGATTATATCTGGCGTGGGTATCAATATGCTTGCGACAGTTGAGAGTTTTGAGCAACAAAGAAAAGCTGGTATTCATGAGGATGTTTACTACGACATCACTTTCAAAGAGTACAAGATGGCCAAGGCTCGGTTTGTAAAAATCGAAAAGAAGGTATCAGAGGAGAAGAAAGCTAGTCAGCCTCAGAAAGAACAAGCTCCCTCAACTAAAAAAGAAGTGACTATCGGTGCAAAGGTGCTTGTTAATGGGCAACTGCATAGGGATAGTTACGGAGAAGGGCCAGGTCAAACTGAGTCAAACGCAACTAGGCTTGTCAATTATATCAATATGAAAGGGTCGCATCCTTATCACGTTACTATGCTTGATGGCGGTTGGCGTGGTTGGGTTACTGCTGATTCGGTGCAAGTCCTATGA
- a CDS encoding tape measure protein → MTTLMQTLALRDNFSSPLNRINSTINRTIAKFGELDRRVKKMTQTATIKVKADMPKNFTAPKAASPVASKMATPIAPKLPSTGPLVGGLGVATSMLGRMTSISRALNFMVAIQALRQMANLMSGLIKSGDDYIQTMARLKTIEDGSKTGQELQDSIMAAAQRSRTGFGIMADSVAKLRSQAGEAFKSNDEAIAFAEQLNKLYKIGGASLEQQKAGTLQITQALASGVLRGDEFNSMMENAPLVAQKLARHLGVSVGQLRAMAKDGQLTGDTLKNALLGSAVETNAEFAKMPMTFADMMTQIGNVASYAFQPLIQAWQEFINSTAGQNFMAGLETAMFAIGQIALWLFNLFVAGWNWVTENINFVITALEMLAAVVTAVAIAMAIAWMVANWPLVLMISIILAIASILDALGVSFIEVAAIIVAAFVFVGTVVYDIIMFVINLVVYMIAPIVNLFIGIYNIGLAVAEFLRNVFKHPVYSIRKLFYNLVRTVLDYFATFVDGVVNVAQSIGNAFIAGANIAIKAINWIIDALNTLGLGLGNVGEMGYMSNDGSFANGIRAMGEMFNPGEAPDDYESFDGMRANMITPGDLWDGMKNPFSTAGNAFSGTKAFGQGIGDAMQGFADKMKAQDELASKFDQMNQTPAGAGAPEGGGGGGKGLGDKLGKGKNIGNVGKIEDEVKLKDEDIKMMRDVAERKYIIDYQVLTPQVSVKYESKNSATEQDIDDLVDRIEEKIVGLVDSDLGIA, encoded by the coding sequence ATGACTACATTAATGCAAACACTGGCGCTTAGAGATAATTTTTCAAGCCCTTTAAATCGAATTAATAGCACAATCAACAGGACTATTGCTAAGTTCGGAGAGTTGGACAGACGTGTCAAGAAGATGACGCAAACTGCGACGATTAAAGTCAAAGCAGATATGCCTAAGAATTTTACTGCACCTAAAGCTGCTAGCCCTGTAGCGTCTAAAATGGCGACACCTATCGCTCCTAAACTTCCTTCAACTGGGCCACTTGTTGGTGGCTTAGGTGTTGCTACATCCATGCTTGGACGTATGACTTCTATTTCTCGTGCTTTGAATTTCATGGTTGCTATTCAAGCCTTGAGGCAAATGGCTAATTTAATGAGTGGTCTGATTAAGTCAGGCGATGATTATATTCAGACCATGGCAAGGCTTAAGACGATAGAAGATGGATCAAAGACAGGCCAAGAACTTCAAGATAGTATCATGGCAGCAGCACAACGCTCAAGGACTGGCTTCGGTATCATGGCAGACTCAGTGGCTAAACTACGCTCGCAAGCTGGAGAAGCCTTTAAAAGCAATGATGAAGCTATTGCATTCGCTGAACAGTTGAACAAGCTGTATAAAATCGGTGGTGCAAGTTTAGAACAACAAAAAGCAGGGACGCTTCAAATCACACAGGCGCTTGCTTCAGGGGTTCTTCGTGGCGATGAGTTTAACTCTATGATGGAGAACGCTCCACTTGTTGCCCAAAAACTAGCTAGGCACCTTGGCGTTAGCGTTGGTCAATTGAGGGCAATGGCTAAAGATGGCCAACTAACAGGAGATACTCTTAAGAATGCCTTGCTCGGTTCAGCAGTTGAAACAAACGCTGAATTTGCGAAAATGCCGATGACCTTTGCTGATATGATGACTCAGATTGGTAACGTAGCTTCATACGCATTTCAGCCTTTAATTCAAGCATGGCAAGAGTTTATTAATAGTACCGCTGGACAAAACTTCATGGCAGGTTTAGAAACTGCTATGTTTGCGATTGGCCAGATAGCTTTATGGCTCTTTAATCTCTTTGTTGCAGGCTGGAACTGGGTGACTGAGAACATTAACTTTGTAATTACTGCGCTAGAAATGTTAGCAGCAGTTGTAACTGCAGTAGCTATAGCAATGGCAATAGCTTGGATGGTTGCCAATTGGCCATTAGTTTTAATGATTAGCATTATCTTGGCAATAGCCTCTATATTGGATGCTCTTGGTGTTTCATTTATCGAAGTAGCAGCGATTATAGTAGCTGCATTTGTCTTTGTCGGAACGGTAGTTTATGACATCATTATGTTTGTTATTAATCTTGTCGTGTATATGATTGCACCGATTGTGAATCTCTTCATAGGTATTTACAACATTGGTTTAGCAGTTGCAGAATTTTTGAGAAATGTCTTTAAGCACCCGGTATATTCCATCAGAAAGTTATTTTATAATCTTGTTCGAACTGTATTAGATTATTTTGCTACGTTTGTTGATGGGGTAGTCAATGTGGCGCAATCTATCGGTAATGCTTTTATAGCAGGCGCCAATATAGCTATTAAAGCTATCAACTGGATCATTGACGCTTTGAATACACTAGGTTTAGGGTTAGGCAATGTTGGCGAAATGGGTTACATGTCCAATGACGGTAGTTTTGCCAATGGTATTCGTGCTATGGGAGAGATGTTTAATCCGGGAGAGGCTCCTGATGATTATGAATCTTTTGATGGCATGCGTGCTAACATGATAACTCCAGGTGATTTGTGGGATGGTATGAAAAATCCTTTCTCAACTGCTGGCAATGCTTTTAGTGGTACTAAGGCTTTTGGCCAAGGTATTGGTGATGCTATGCAAGGTTTCGCTGATAAGATGAAAGCTCAAGACGAACTTGCTTCTAAATTTGACCAAATGAACCAAACACCAGCTGGAGCAGGTGCTCCGGAAGGTGGTGGTGGAGGTGGCAAAGGTCTTGGTGACAAGCTAGGCAAAGGCAAAAACATTGGTAACGTCGGTAAGATTGAAGATGAAGTCAAGCTGAAAGACGAAGATATCAAGATGATGCGTGATGTTGCAGAACGTAAGTACATCATTGATTACCAAGTTTTAACACCTCAAGTTAGTGTTAAATATGAGTCTAAAAATAGCGCTACTGAACAGGATATCGACGATTTGGTTGACAGAATTGAAGAAAAGATTGTCGGTTTGGTCGATAGTGACTTAGGAATTGCGTAG
- a CDS encoding phage tail assembly chaperone: MAISDFLLENVQQEETKEVHLKRFKSPFVIRSIDESLNDTLKKRATIKKKNRQGVAIPEFNNDKYIDSLMSACVITPDLKDAQLQESYRTVGDEAATLKAMLKIGEYATLMQEIQSLNGFDEDINDLVEEAKND, translated from the coding sequence ATGGCAATTTCAGACTTTTTACTAGAAAACGTTCAGCAGGAAGAAACGAAGGAAGTACACCTTAAACGTTTCAAATCTCCTTTTGTCATTCGAAGTATTGACGAAAGTCTAAACGATACGTTGAAGAAACGTGCGACAATCAAGAAGAAAAATCGTCAAGGTGTTGCTATTCCTGAGTTCAACAACGATAAGTACATTGACTCTTTGATGTCTGCCTGCGTTATTACGCCAGACTTGAAAGACGCTCAACTACAAGAGTCTTATCGTACTGTTGGGGATGAAGCAGCAACCTTGAAAGCTATGTTGAAGATTGGGGAATATGCTACCCTGATGCAAGAAATCCAGTCGCTGAACGGATTTGATGAAGATATCAATGATCTTGTCGAAGAAGCAAAAAACGACTAG
- a CDS encoding phage tail tube protein, with protein sequence MAFLKGRDVISGQEGTAFIHIDGRNEFMFYIKELEATVKKNKEEVRTLNKRGTQVKATGFKGEGKMTIYGVTSTFKEMMLDYMKNGRDTFFDIQVTNDDATSSIGRQTTILRECNLDEVVMGQLKVEEDFLEEEVNFTFEDVDILEKFGAPKLG encoded by the coding sequence ATGGCTTTTTTAAAAGGTCGTGACGTAATCAGCGGTCAGGAAGGTACCGCTTTTATTCACATCGACGGAAGAAATGAGTTCATGTTCTATATCAAGGAACTTGAAGCGACAGTTAAGAAAAACAAAGAAGAAGTCCGCACCCTTAACAAACGTGGTACGCAGGTAAAAGCGACTGGTTTCAAAGGTGAAGGTAAGATGACCATCTACGGTGTCACTTCAACATTCAAGGAAATGATGTTGGACTACATGAAGAATGGTCGTGATACATTCTTTGATATCCAAGTGACCAATGACGATGCGACAAGTTCAATCGGTCGTCAAACAACCATCTTGCGTGAATGTAACCTTGATGAAGTTGTGATGGGTCAACTAAAAGTTGAGGAAGATTTCTTGGAAGAAGAAGTTAACTTTACTTTTGAAGATGTGGATATTTTAGAAAAATTCGGTGCGCCTAAATTAGGTTAG